The following are from one region of the Georgenia sp. M64 genome:
- a CDS encoding cytidylate kinase-like family protein produces MSDATPGAGQDRAGDRGTADRPVITIFEHYGAGATTVGRRVAEQLGLPFHPQAFSSEDLEAGPDAVLRSNAVLATVYSAMGGAYGGFEGRDVVATQQQKYDLVMDNNRAVWEEAAQGGVILGRNGAVILADRPNTVHVLLTGDREDRITRAASEAGITTEQAARRQEREDQVRSEMSKTLYGWDPRLPDRYDLVINTSRIPLDAAADAIVHAARVRTR; encoded by the coding sequence ATGTCTGACGCCACACCCGGAGCAGGTCAGGACCGCGCCGGCGACCGCGGGACGGCCGACAGGCCCGTGATCACGATCTTCGAGCACTACGGTGCTGGCGCCACCACCGTGGGCCGCCGGGTCGCGGAGCAGCTGGGCCTGCCGTTCCACCCCCAGGCCTTCAGCTCCGAGGACCTCGAGGCCGGACCCGACGCCGTGCTGAGGAGCAACGCGGTGCTGGCGACGGTGTACTCGGCGATGGGCGGCGCCTACGGCGGGTTCGAGGGCCGCGACGTCGTGGCCACCCAGCAGCAGAAGTACGACCTCGTCATGGACAACAACCGGGCGGTGTGGGAGGAGGCGGCACAGGGCGGCGTCATCCTCGGACGCAACGGCGCCGTCATCCTGGCCGACCGGCCCAACACCGTGCACGTGCTGCTCACCGGCGACCGCGAGGACCGCATCACCCGCGCGGCGAGCGAGGCCGGCATCACGACCGAGCAGGCCGCCCGGCGTCAGGAGCGGGAGGACCAGGTGCGCTCCGAGATGTCCAAGACCCTGTACGGGTGGGACCCGCGCCTGCCCGACCGGTACGACCTGGTGATCAACACCAGCCGTATCCCGTTGGACGCCGCCGCGGACGCGATCGTCCACGCCGCCCGCGTACGGACGCGCTGA
- a CDS encoding glycoside-pentoside-hexuronide (GPH):cation symporter has protein sequence MDTAVPATGVVTPRKLTTRNYLAYAAGDAANNLSFTMAGFFLILYYTNVVGIEGGVVGTMFLVVRFVDAFTDLFAGRAVDAKKPGRLGKFRPFVLWFSLPLLLTSMAIYSAKTFFPDISGGAAVVYMYVTYLLMGSVFYTLVNIAYGSMAPAITQNPLERGKLAAFRGYGASIAILGLAFAIAPQIRANVGNPEALQRSLFLTTAAFVVIGMALYLFLVFNTREQVARPTSPVSMKDSLRTLTTNKPLLWLSLGAVLFLTAVTALSTLGSYIAIYVQQDAQFIAWNILAQTLAILVVGPLIPVIVRTIGKRAGYVSFGAVTIVGAAVLALSPLGEVPLLGPVAFLLMGLGINGVNTLMWALEADTVEYGEWRTGNRTEGTTYAAFSFTRKMGQALGGFVGGFALTWAGFSAARAAGGETQEEGVAEAIQLWAGGIVATFALLSLLVMVFYPLTEAKFREITADIAARRAASAR, from the coding sequence ATGGACACCGCCGTCCCCGCGACCGGGGTGGTCACCCCCCGCAAGCTCACCACGCGCAACTACCTGGCCTACGCCGCGGGCGACGCCGCGAACAACCTCTCCTTCACGATGGCGGGCTTCTTCCTCATCCTCTACTACACCAACGTCGTGGGGATCGAGGGCGGCGTCGTCGGCACGATGTTCCTCGTCGTCCGCTTCGTCGACGCGTTCACCGACCTCTTCGCCGGCCGCGCCGTCGACGCCAAGAAGCCGGGCAGGCTCGGCAAGTTCCGGCCCTTCGTCCTGTGGTTCTCCCTGCCCCTGCTGCTCACGAGCATGGCCATCTACTCGGCGAAGACCTTCTTCCCCGACATCTCGGGCGGCGCCGCGGTCGTGTACATGTACGTCACCTACCTGCTCATGGGGTCGGTCTTCTACACGCTGGTGAACATCGCGTACGGCTCGATGGCACCGGCCATCACCCAGAACCCGCTCGAGCGCGGGAAGCTCGCGGCCTTCCGCGGCTACGGCGCCTCGATCGCCATCCTCGGGCTGGCGTTCGCCATCGCCCCGCAGATCCGCGCGAACGTCGGCAACCCCGAGGCGCTGCAACGGTCGCTCTTCCTCACCACCGCCGCCTTCGTCGTCATCGGCATGGCGCTGTACCTGTTCCTCGTGTTCAACACCCGCGAGCAGGTCGCCCGGCCCACGTCGCCGGTCTCGATGAAGGACAGCCTGCGCACCCTCACCACCAACAAGCCGCTCCTGTGGCTCTCACTCGGCGCGGTCCTGTTCCTCACCGCGGTGACGGCGCTGAGCACGCTGGGGTCCTACATCGCCATCTACGTCCAGCAGGACGCGCAGTTCATCGCGTGGAACATCCTCGCCCAGACCCTGGCCATCCTCGTGGTCGGGCCGCTCATCCCGGTCATCGTGCGCACGATCGGCAAGCGCGCCGGCTACGTCTCCTTCGGTGCCGTCACCATCGTCGGCGCCGCCGTGCTGGCGCTGTCCCCCCTCGGCGAGGTCCCACTCCTGGGCCCCGTCGCGTTCCTCCTCATGGGCCTGGGCATCAACGGCGTCAACACCCTCATGTGGGCGCTGGAGGCCGACACCGTCGAGTACGGCGAGTGGCGCACCGGCAACCGGACCGAGGGCACCACCTACGCCGCCTTCTCCTTCACCCGGAAGATGGGCCAGGCGCTCGGCGGGTTCGTCGGCGGCTTCGCCCTCACCTGGGCGGGGTTCAGCGCCGCCCGGGCCGCCGGCGGCGAGACCCAGGAGGAGGGGGTCGCCGAGGCCATCCAGCTGTGGGCCGGCGGCATCGTCGCCACCTTCGCCCTGCTGTCGCTGCTCGTCATGGTCTTCTACCCCCTCACCGAGGCCAAGTTCCGCGAGATCACCGCCGACATCGCCGCCCGCCGGGCCGCCTCCGCCCGGTAG
- the uidA gene encoding beta-glucuronidase, with protein sequence MLRPQDTATRERKRLDGLWRFALDPDGAGRAAGWHTGPLPGTSLMPVPASFNDLVTDAAVREYFGDIWYQTLVRVPRGWAGQRVVLNLESATHRAVVWVNETPVVEHEGGYTPFEADVTGLVTPGEEVRVTVVVNNTLSFRSIPPGAIEETSSGPKQRYWHDFFNYAGLHRSVWLYGTPRNHVSDIAVVTGLEGTTGTVRYTVETAGQAVSDDSDVSTGAGVAVVLRDADGAEVAHGTGPTGTLTVPEVHRWAPGDGYLYDLEVRLLDGAATADSYHLKVGVRTVEVRGTEFLVNGEPFSFKGFGMHEDHAVIGKGHSDAHLVHDFELLRWIGANSFRTSHYPYSEDVLEHADRLGVVVIDETAAVGLNMGLGGGIFGGQGYTTFSPETANEATREVHAQAIRELVARDKNHPSVVLWSIANEPESETEAAEEYFRPLFDVARQADPTRPVGFVNVMLAPHGTCRVSQFGDVLMLNRYYGWYVNTGDLAAAEHDFKAELDAWSGDGKPIIITEYGADTYPGLHSLVPEPWSEEYQVAYLDMSHRVFDSVDAVVGEHVWNFADFATTSGIMRVGGNKKGVFTRDRQPKAAAHALRRRWRGGP encoded by the coding sequence ATGCTGCGTCCCCAGGACACCGCCACCCGGGAGCGGAAGAGGCTGGACGGCCTCTGGCGCTTCGCCCTCGATCCCGACGGCGCGGGGCGCGCGGCCGGCTGGCACACGGGACCGCTGCCGGGCACGTCCCTGATGCCGGTGCCCGCCAGCTTCAACGACCTCGTCACCGACGCCGCCGTGCGCGAGTACTTCGGCGACATCTGGTACCAGACGCTCGTCCGCGTACCGCGCGGCTGGGCGGGCCAGCGCGTCGTCCTGAACCTCGAGTCCGCCACGCACCGTGCGGTGGTCTGGGTGAACGAGACCCCGGTCGTCGAGCACGAGGGCGGGTACACCCCATTCGAGGCCGACGTCACCGGACTGGTCACCCCGGGCGAGGAGGTGCGCGTCACCGTCGTCGTCAACAACACGCTGAGCTTCCGGTCCATCCCGCCGGGCGCGATCGAGGAGACCTCCAGCGGCCCGAAGCAGCGCTACTGGCACGACTTCTTCAACTACGCCGGTCTGCACCGCTCGGTGTGGCTCTACGGCACCCCCCGCAACCACGTCTCCGACATCGCCGTCGTCACGGGACTCGAGGGCACCACGGGCACGGTCCGGTACACCGTCGAGACCGCCGGCCAGGCCGTCTCGGACGACTCGGACGTCTCGACCGGCGCGGGCGTCGCCGTCGTCCTGCGCGACGCCGACGGCGCCGAGGTCGCGCACGGCACCGGTCCGACCGGCACCCTCACGGTGCCCGAGGTACACCGGTGGGCACCCGGCGACGGCTACCTCTACGACCTCGAGGTCCGGCTGCTCGACGGCGCCGCGACGGCGGACAGCTACCACCTCAAGGTCGGCGTGCGGACCGTGGAGGTGCGCGGCACCGAGTTCCTCGTCAACGGTGAGCCGTTCTCCTTCAAGGGATTCGGGATGCACGAGGACCACGCCGTCATCGGCAAGGGCCACAGCGACGCCCACCTCGTCCACGACTTCGAGCTGCTGCGCTGGATCGGCGCGAACTCCTTCCGCACCTCCCACTACCCCTACTCCGAGGACGTGCTCGAGCACGCCGACCGCCTCGGCGTCGTCGTCATCGACGAGACGGCGGCCGTCGGGCTGAACATGGGTCTGGGCGGCGGCATCTTCGGTGGCCAGGGGTACACGACCTTCTCCCCCGAGACCGCGAACGAGGCCACCCGGGAGGTCCACGCGCAGGCCATCCGCGAGCTGGTCGCCCGGGACAAGAACCACCCGAGCGTCGTCCTGTGGAGCATCGCCAACGAGCCCGAGTCAGAGACGGAGGCAGCGGAGGAGTACTTCCGTCCCCTCTTCGACGTCGCCCGTCAGGCCGACCCGACCCGGCCGGTGGGGTTCGTCAACGTCATGCTCGCTCCGCACGGCACGTGCCGCGTCTCCCAGTTCGGGGACGTGCTCATGCTCAACCGGTACTACGGCTGGTACGTCAACACCGGCGACCTCGCGGCCGCCGAGCACGACTTCAAGGCCGAGCTGGACGCCTGGTCGGGCGACGGCAAGCCGATCATCATCACCGAGTACGGCGCCGACACCTACCCCGGGCTGCACAGCCTGGTCCCCGAGCCGTGGTCCGAGGAGTACCAGGTCGCCTACCTCGACATGAGCCACCGGGTGTTCGACAGCGTCGACGCCGTCGTCGGCGAGCACGTGTGGAACTTCGCCGACTTCGCCACCACCTCCGGGATCATGCGGGTGGGCGGAAACAAGAAGGGCGTCTTCACCCGTGACCGGCAACCCAAGGCCGCTGCCCACGCCCTGCGCCGGCGCTGGCGCGGCGGGCCGTAG
- a CDS encoding flavodoxin domain-containing protein translates to MKVFLTYGTTEGQTAKIADVVADVLRDRGHEITMVDVKDARGAIPDGYDGIVLGASIHMGKHDKHVVELARKNHQMLARVPSAFFSVSLAAHGDPPEAEGYVEHFEQETGWRPGTVGIFGGALLYTQYGFVKRHMMKKIASDKPGSLDTDISRDHVYTEWDGVRRFAEGFAAQLEQATAPTG, encoded by the coding sequence GTGAAGGTCTTCCTCACGTACGGCACGACCGAGGGCCAGACGGCCAAGATCGCCGACGTCGTCGCCGACGTCCTCCGCGACCGCGGCCACGAGATCACCATGGTCGACGTCAAGGACGCCCGGGGCGCGATACCCGACGGCTACGACGGCATCGTCCTCGGGGCGTCCATCCACATGGGCAAGCACGACAAGCATGTGGTCGAGCTGGCCAGGAAGAACCACCAGATGCTCGCCCGTGTCCCGTCGGCCTTCTTCTCCGTCAGCCTCGCCGCCCACGGCGACCCGCCGGAGGCCGAGGGCTACGTCGAGCATTTCGAGCAGGAGACGGGCTGGCGGCCGGGCACGGTCGGCATCTTCGGCGGGGCGCTGCTCTACACGCAGTACGGCTTCGTCAAGCGGCACATGATGAAGAAGATCGCGAGCGACAAGCCCGGCAGCCTCGACACCGACATCTCCCGCGACCACGTCTACACCGAGTGGGACGGCGTGCGGCGCTTCGCCGAGGGCTTCGCCGCCCAGCTCGAGCAGGCGACGGCGCCGACCGGGTAG
- a CDS encoding DUF6880 family protein — MTELADAVLPLIRTRADLHRWSASNAHGRQMHDAVDLLEQAAATENPASLYAVTHRALASAVKIIARADDSSGIIGDACRRLLALHPVHAAGAGVAPGRLVDWMIRFQFDGDVDYFEIDPVAYAPALGEHGVAAYRDRLAEIRGRLGAEPAEGEWWRSESTHEWFTLHHNEQRLAVLDRDVEEIVRTHARDRKVAAWLHDTAEALEEIGEIDLAVDWARRATEHDRGHQSLRAARYWCSLLAAHRPDELSAARLQVFRTWPSATTAGHLLEDAGAAWPDYRDEVLDRLAADPREAVLFALLGLKDARLAWDLAHELELRDVDAWDRLVDAYERIDPRAVLPVQMKLVEAALVKADAHQYRLAARRLRRMRTLARETEDAAAVDAFVASLRVEHRRRPRLQQELDRAGLP; from the coding sequence ATGACCGAGCTTGCCGACGCCGTCCTGCCGCTCATCCGCACCCGCGCCGATCTGCACCGCTGGTCGGCGTCCAACGCCCACGGCCGGCAGATGCACGACGCCGTCGACCTGCTCGAGCAGGCCGCCGCGACCGAGAACCCGGCCAGCCTGTACGCCGTCACGCACAGGGCGCTCGCCTCCGCCGTGAAGATCATCGCCCGCGCCGACGACTCCAGCGGCATCATCGGTGACGCATGCCGCCGTCTCCTCGCGCTGCACCCCGTGCACGCGGCGGGGGCGGGCGTCGCCCCGGGCAGGCTCGTGGACTGGATGATCCGGTTCCAGTTCGACGGCGACGTCGACTACTTCGAGATCGACCCCGTCGCCTACGCGCCGGCCCTCGGCGAGCACGGCGTCGCGGCGTACCGCGACCGGCTCGCGGAGATCCGCGGGCGTCTCGGGGCAGAGCCCGCCGAGGGCGAGTGGTGGCGGTCGGAGAGCACGCACGAGTGGTTCACCCTCCACCACAACGAGCAGCGCCTCGCGGTGCTCGACCGCGACGTCGAGGAGATCGTCCGTACCCACGCCCGGGACCGGAAGGTCGCAGCCTGGCTCCACGACACCGCCGAGGCGCTGGAGGAGATCGGCGAGATCGACCTGGCCGTCGACTGGGCAAGGCGGGCGACCGAGCACGACCGCGGCCATCAGTCGCTCAGGGCCGCGCGCTACTGGTGCAGCCTCCTGGCCGCCCACCGCCCGGACGAGCTGTCGGCCGCCCGGCTCCAGGTGTTCCGCACCTGGCCGTCGGCGACCACAGCCGGGCACCTCCTCGAGGACGCCGGGGCCGCCTGGCCGGACTACCGCGACGAGGTCCTCGACCGGCTCGCGGCGGACCCCCGCGAGGCGGTCCTCTTCGCCCTCCTCGGTCTCAAGGACGCCCGGCTCGCGTGGGACCTCGCGCACGAGCTGGAGCTGCGTGACGTCGACGCCTGGGACCGTCTGGTCGACGCGTACGAGCGCATCGACCCACGTGCCGTCCTGCCCGTGCAGATGAAGCTCGTCGAGGCCGCACTCGTGAAGGCGGACGCACACCAGTACCGGCTCGCGGCCCGCCGCCTGAGGAGGATGCGCACGCTCGCCCGGGAGACCGAGGACGCCGCCGCCGTCGACGCGTTCGTCGCCTCGCTCCGTGTCGAGCACCGGCGTCGTCCGCGGCTCCAGCAGGAGCTCGACCGCGCCGGCCTTCCGTGA
- a CDS encoding serine hydrolase, with amino-acid sequence MRTLLGAGLALVALQVGGCSTEPPTTASEPTTDGTAAETVDGGTAGETADGATAAPPSSGPSSAEPGTSGSDTAGPTTAGSADECEREPSRSGEVLTLQEVIDEAVDGHDGGIVVALARDGGEIRVCAAGTADPTGTPLQATDAFRVASITKTFTAVVLLQLVEEGELGLDDAVGDHLPDLGLVEGVSVRQLLHHSSGIPDVINHPDLVAVLSDFDRVWTNDEALALAGRVERDFEPGAEHVYSNTNYLLAQMVIESVSDRTLADLVEERITGPLDLADTAFAPAPDLVTGFSDVFEPDGHTEGVSYRALETLGPGAGALISTASDVAVFYRALAAGELLSRATMTEMTEFEGRGGFGLGMGLGVWRLSLPSGPGYGHGGNIPGYVSYAGVTPDAEDVIVLLSNDDDLQPHSLLRLTFAAW; translated from the coding sequence ATGAGAACACTGCTGGGAGCGGGACTCGCGCTCGTCGCTCTGCAGGTCGGTGGCTGCTCCACCGAACCGCCGACGACGGCGTCCGAGCCGACCACGGACGGGACCGCCGCCGAGACCGTAGACGGAGGTACCGCCGGCGAGACCGCCGACGGTGCGACCGCCGCTCCCCCGTCGTCCGGACCGTCTTCCGCCGAGCCGGGCACGTCCGGGTCAGACACGGCCGGGCCGACCACTGCCGGCTCGGCCGACGAGTGCGAGCGAGAACCGAGCCGTTCGGGTGAGGTTCTGACCCTCCAGGAGGTTATCGACGAGGCCGTCGACGGCCACGACGGCGGCATCGTGGTGGCCCTCGCTCGTGACGGCGGGGAGATCCGTGTCTGTGCGGCGGGCACGGCGGACCCGACGGGGACTCCCCTTCAGGCGACCGACGCCTTCCGCGTCGCCAGCATCACCAAGACCTTCACCGCGGTGGTGCTGTTGCAGCTGGTGGAGGAGGGCGAGCTAGGCCTGGACGATGCCGTCGGCGACCACCTGCCGGACCTCGGACTGGTCGAGGGCGTCTCCGTGCGCCAGCTCCTCCACCACTCCAGCGGCATCCCTGACGTCATCAACCACCCCGACCTCGTCGCCGTCCTCAGCGACTTCGACCGCGTGTGGACGAACGACGAGGCGCTCGCCCTCGCCGGGAGGGTCGAACGGGACTTCGAGCCGGGGGCGGAGCACGTCTACTCCAACACCAACTACCTGCTGGCACAGATGGTGATCGAGTCGGTCAGCGACCGTACGCTCGCGGACCTCGTCGAGGAGCGCATCACCGGGCCCCTCGACCTCGCCGACACGGCCTTCGCCCCTGCCCCGGACCTCGTGACCGGCTTCTCCGACGTGTTCGAGCCGGACGGGCACACCGAGGGCGTCTCCTACCGCGCCCTGGAGACCCTCGGTCCCGGTGCGGGCGCCCTCATCTCCACGGCCTCGGACGTGGCGGTCTTCTACCGCGCCCTCGCCGCCGGCGAGCTGCTCAGCCGCGCGACCATGACCGAGATGACCGAGTTCGAGGGCAGGGGCGGCTTCGGCCTCGGCATGGGCCTGGGGGTGTGGCGCCTGTCCCTGCCGAGCGGGCCCGGCTACGGCCATGGCGGCAACATCCCCGGCTACGTCTCGTACGCGGGTGTGACGCCCGACGCCGAGGACGTGATCGTCCTGCTCAGCAACGACGACGACCTCCAGCCCCACTCGCTGCTGCGACTGACCTTCGCGGCGTGGTGA
- a CDS encoding ABC transporter permease: MTAVPLALHDSATMLRRSLRRMRRYPSMTVILVGMPIVFLLLFVYVFGGTLGAGLGGTEPGGAGRAVYIDYVTPAIIVMTAAAVAQGTAISVAMDMTEGIIARFRTMAISPGSVLAGHVLGSVIQSLLAMFVLLVVAVLIGFRPAAGPLDWLALLGLLTLVAFALTWLSVALGLLSKSVETASNTPMFLILLPFLGSGFVPVETMPTAVRWFAEYQPFTPIIETVRGLLQGGPDGGTAAWAVGWSLAVALGGYLWARALYRRERVR, translated from the coding sequence ATGACCGCCGTCCCGCTCGCCCTGCACGACTCCGCCACCATGCTCCGCCGGAGCCTGCGCCGCATGCGCCGGTACCCGAGCATGACGGTCATCCTCGTCGGGATGCCCATCGTGTTCCTGCTGCTCTTCGTCTACGTCTTCGGCGGGACGCTCGGCGCCGGACTCGGTGGCACCGAACCCGGGGGCGCCGGCCGCGCCGTCTACATCGACTACGTCACGCCGGCGATCATCGTCATGACGGCCGCGGCGGTCGCCCAGGGCACCGCCATCTCCGTGGCCATGGACATGACCGAGGGCATCATCGCCCGGTTCCGGACCATGGCGATCTCGCCCGGCTCCGTCCTGGCCGGGCACGTGCTCGGCAGCGTCATCCAGTCCCTGCTCGCGATGTTCGTCCTGCTCGTCGTCGCCGTCCTCATCGGCTTCCGGCCCGCGGCCGGCCCGCTGGACTGGCTCGCCCTGCTGGGCCTCCTCACGCTCGTCGCGTTCGCCCTGACCTGGTTGTCCGTGGCGCTCGGGCTGCTCTCGAAGAGCGTGGAGACGGCCAGCAACACGCCTATGTTCCTCATCCTCCTGCCGTTCCTCGGCAGCGGGTTCGTCCCCGTCGAGACCATGCCGACGGCGGTGCGCTGGTTCGCCGAGTACCAGCCGTTCACCCCGATCATCGAGACGGTTCGCGGCCTGCTCCAGGGCGGTCCCGACGGCGGCACGGCGGCTTGGGCCGTGGGGTGGTCGCTCGCCGTCGCGCTGGGGGGCTACCTGTGGGCGCGGGCGCTGTACCGGCGCGAGCGGGTGCGCTGA
- a CDS encoding ATP-binding cassette domain-containing protein, with amino-acid sequence MPTPTSPAVEALGLRKSFGEHLVLDGIDLVVPAGTVLALLGPNGAGKTTTVHILSTLLSRDAGTVRVAGHDLDDDPDAIRAVIGLTGQFSAVDALLTAEENLHLMADLHRLPRAEGRRRAADLLARFDLTEAARKPASTYSGGMLRKLDLAMTLVGEPRVVFLDEPTAGLDPCSRRAMWDVVRDLVADGVTILLTTQYLEEADHLADRVAVLDAGRIVAHGTPAELKRLVPGGTIRLHLADPTALATATRAFPDAVADAEALTMSVSGTTDVPAVRAVLDRAEHAGVVTEHVEVTGPGLDDVFLALTGHAIPTREAVS; translated from the coding sequence ATGCCCACCCCCACCAGCCCGGCCGTCGAGGCCCTCGGGCTGCGCAAGTCGTTCGGTGAGCACCTCGTGCTCGACGGCATCGACCTCGTCGTGCCGGCCGGCACCGTCCTCGCTCTGCTCGGCCCCAACGGGGCCGGCAAGACGACCACGGTCCACATCCTCTCGACCCTGCTCTCCCGCGACGCCGGGACGGTCCGCGTCGCCGGTCACGACCTCGACGACGACCCCGACGCGATCCGCGCCGTCATCGGCCTCACCGGCCAGTTCTCCGCCGTCGACGCCCTCCTGACCGCGGAGGAGAACCTCCACCTCATGGCCGACCTCCACCGCCTCCCGCGCGCGGAGGGCCGACGACGGGCCGCCGACCTCCTCGCCCGGTTCGACCTGACCGAGGCCGCGCGCAAGCCCGCCTCGACGTACTCGGGCGGCATGCTGCGCAAGCTCGACCTCGCCATGACCCTCGTCGGGGAGCCCCGCGTGGTGTTCCTCGACGAGCCCACCGCCGGGCTCGACCCGTGCAGCCGCCGCGCCATGTGGGACGTCGTCCGCGACCTCGTCGCCGACGGCGTGACGATCCTCCTCACCACCCAGTACCTCGAGGAGGCGGACCACCTCGCCGACCGCGTCGCCGTTCTCGACGCCGGCCGGATCGTCGCGCACGGCACCCCCGCCGAGCTCAAGCGCCTCGTCCCGGGCGGCACCATCCGCCTCCACCTCGCCGACCCGACCGCGCTGGCGACGGCGACCCGCGCCTTCCCCGACGCCGTCGCGGACGCCGAGGCCCTGACCATGAGCGTCTCCGGCACGACCGACGTCCCGGCCGTCCGGGCCGTCCTGGACCGGGCCGAGCACGCCGGCGTCGTCACCGAGCACGTCGAGGTCACCGGCCCCGGGCTCGACGACGTCTTCCTCGCCCTCACCGGGCACGCCATCCCCACCCGAGAGGCCGTGTCATGA
- a CDS encoding EXLDI protein, with translation MPNKTIYVAERDVDLFQRAQELAGGNLSAAISKALQRYVEVEEGKDEGLQEITVRVGPGKGRRQRFLGVQLVDWTRSTKNRSEHYRVFRSRVGKFVVHVERSAEYVAAAGPDGNLTGWRRHLSADQSWGTTAATATLEVVDDLDALREKIPAPLYDLVVVAVDQPVIEDLDI, from the coding sequence ATGCCCAACAAGACGATCTACGTGGCCGAGAGGGACGTCGACCTCTTCCAGCGCGCGCAGGAGCTCGCCGGCGGGAACCTCTCGGCAGCGATCTCCAAGGCGCTGCAGCGCTACGTCGAGGTCGAGGAGGGCAAGGACGAGGGCCTCCAGGAGATCACCGTCCGTGTCGGACCGGGCAAGGGCCGGCGCCAGCGGTTCCTCGGCGTGCAGCTGGTCGACTGGACGCGGTCGACGAAGAACCGGTCCGAGCACTACCGGGTCTTCCGCAGCCGCGTGGGCAAGTTCGTCGTCCACGTCGAGCGGTCGGCGGAGTACGTCGCGGCCGCCGGCCCCGACGGCAACCTCACCGGCTGGCGCCGTCACCTCAGTGCCGACCAGTCGTGGGGCACCACCGCCGCGACCGCCACCCTCGAGGTCGTCGACGACCTCGACGCCCTGCGCGAGAAGATCCCCGCACCGCTCTACGACCTCGTCGTGGTCGCCGTCGACCAGCCGGTCATCGAGGACCTCGACATCTGA
- a CDS encoding type II CAAX endopeptidase family protein produces MSTRTPMRSPSTDPTTTGLSIRSLRTFFLATFGLSWGVGVLYVFFSEPLDGVFGPMGYTNPIFIFMVYSPGIVGVLLVWRHEGLAGVARFFRRFALVRMSPAWWLVLLVGMPAVFYAGAAITGSLTDPFPFQPWSAVVPALLAMLFIGPIEELGWRGVALPLLQRRLAPLWSSLLLGLVITIWHTPSFLLSGTKQSAWEFWPFFLGVIAISVILTPMFNAARGSLLVAFLFHAQMNNPVWPDAQPWDMWLFVAVAVVVVVVNRRTMLDTGSAATAILTPAVPDGVVRAPAM; encoded by the coding sequence ATGTCCACCCGCACACCGATGCGCAGCCCGAGCACCGACCCGACGACGACAGGGCTCTCCATCCGCTCGCTGCGGACGTTCTTCCTCGCCACGTTCGGCCTGTCCTGGGGGGTCGGCGTCCTCTACGTGTTCTTCTCCGAGCCGCTCGACGGGGTCTTCGGCCCGATGGGCTACACCAACCCGATCTTCATCTTCATGGTCTACTCCCCCGGCATCGTCGGCGTGCTCCTGGTGTGGAGACACGAAGGCCTCGCGGGGGTGGCGCGCTTCTTCCGGCGGTTCGCGCTGGTCCGCATGTCACCGGCCTGGTGGTTGGTGCTCCTCGTCGGCATGCCGGCGGTGTTCTACGCCGGCGCGGCGATCACCGGCTCCTTGACCGACCCGTTCCCGTTCCAGCCCTGGTCCGCCGTCGTGCCCGCCCTGCTGGCGATGCTGTTCATCGGCCCCATCGAGGAGCTCGGCTGGCGCGGGGTCGCCCTGCCGCTGCTCCAGCGGAGGCTGGCGCCCCTCTGGTCGAGCCTGCTCCTCGGTCTCGTCATCACGATCTGGCACACGCCGTCGTTCCTGCTGAGCGGCACGAAGCAGTCCGCCTGGGAGTTCTGGCCGTTCTTCTTGGGCGTCATCGCGATCAGCGTCATCCTCACCCCGATGTTCAACGCCGCGCGGGGCAGCCTGCTCGTCGCCTTCCTCTTCCACGCGCAGATGAACAACCCGGTCTGGCCTGACGCGCAGCCGTGGGACATGTGGCTGTTCGTCGCGGTCGCCGTCGTGGTCGTCGTCGTCAACCGCAGAACGATGCTCGACACGGGATCAGCGGCGACGGCGATCCTGACCCCAGCGGTGCCGGATGGCGTGGTCCGGGCGCCGGCGATGTGA